One window of Paenibacillus sp. FSL K6-3182 genomic DNA carries:
- a CDS encoding diguanylate cyclase: MKTEKYKQLIQQRITQTIDDWSNQTAVEEQDIHRFFHNLKGTSGTIGLREVEKFSESKEQFFSEKSKKTYIREEWSEHLLPLTAMFPQVLQLLDGLDNANEGQADSLDDHSKHHNRVLVIDDDVEFVTYVKEVLEKNDYPVSIALNAERGLKLFYEWKPNLILLDIVLPDRSGMYVLNQIVDKAKQQHIPIIMVSGNVSVENQVNAYRSGAMDFLAKPFDVELLKALIDNRFAMKMDWERSIIIDELTGAYNRKHFNQMMRQHIDSFKRSNDIFSLVMIDLDYFKLVNDTYGHLQGDEVLQAFVATTQHAIRPRDILCRYGGEEFALILPNTDAVQAAYLMERLRTKFNAIKFQTSDSHFQVTFSSGITEITELNSHSATLVDEADQALYSGKRGGRNQTVVYSKALNHSKNESILNIIVVDDDPLIREIIINRFFNWKPTNHTKVKAEGYADGRTFLSSNWYKESEKYIILLDGSMPDLDGLEVLKELRLNYPEQQLLIVMLTARNNTSDIVNALQIGADDYVVKPFHMQELVLRIERLASRIVN; encoded by the coding sequence ATGAAGACGGAAAAATATAAACAACTGATTCAACAGCGAATTACACAGACGATCGATGATTGGTCCAATCAAACAGCAGTTGAGGAACAAGATATTCATCGATTTTTCCATAATCTTAAAGGGACAAGCGGTACGATTGGGCTACGTGAGGTTGAAAAGTTTTCGGAATCCAAAGAACAATTTTTTTCTGAAAAAAGCAAAAAAACGTACATACGCGAGGAGTGGTCAGAGCATTTGCTGCCACTAACGGCCATGTTTCCTCAAGTACTGCAGCTGCTAGACGGACTCGACAATGCAAATGAGGGTCAGGCTGATTCCCTTGATGATCATTCAAAGCATCACAATCGTGTACTTGTCATTGATGATGATGTTGAATTTGTAACCTATGTCAAAGAAGTTTTAGAGAAAAATGATTATCCAGTAAGCATAGCTCTGAATGCGGAGCGCGGTTTAAAGCTGTTCTACGAATGGAAGCCTAATCTCATCCTTCTTGATATCGTGTTGCCCGATCGAAGCGGCATGTATGTTCTTAATCAAATCGTTGATAAGGCGAAGCAGCAGCATATTCCGATTATTATGGTCAGCGGGAATGTATCCGTCGAAAATCAAGTTAACGCCTATCGATCCGGTGCGATGGACTTTCTTGCCAAGCCGTTTGATGTTGAGCTGCTTAAGGCTCTCATCGACAATCGATTTGCGATGAAGATGGACTGGGAACGCTCGATCATTATTGATGAGTTAACAGGCGCTTACAATCGCAAGCATTTCAATCAAATGATGCGGCAGCATATCGACAGCTTTAAACGCTCAAACGATATTTTCTCACTCGTTATGATTGATTTGGATTACTTCAAACTTGTAAATGATACCTATGGTCATCTTCAAGGGGATGAGGTGCTTCAAGCCTTTGTGGCAACTACACAACATGCGATCAGGCCAAGAGACATTTTATGCCGATATGGTGGGGAAGAATTCGCGCTCATTTTACCGAATACGGATGCCGTTCAAGCGGCTTATCTTATGGAGCGTCTGCGAACTAAATTTAATGCCATTAAATTTCAAACGAGTGATTCACACTTTCAAGTCACATTTTCATCAGGAATCACGGAAATAACGGAACTTAATAGCCATTCTGCTACACTGGTAGATGAGGCGGATCAAGCTTTATACAGTGGGAAACGCGGGGGAAGAAACCAAACGGTTGTTTATTCCAAGGCATTAAACCATTCCAAAAACGAATCGATATTAAACATCATTGTCGTTGATGATGATCCATTAATCCGAGAGATTATCATCAATCGATTTTTTAACTGGAAACCGACGAATCATACGAAGGTAAAAGCAGAAGGATATGCAGACGGAAGAACGTTCTTATCCTCCAACTGGTACAAAGAGAGTGAAAAGTATATTATACTGCTCGATGGCTCTATGCCTGATTTGGACGGATTAGAGGTATTAAAGGAGCTCCGCCTCAATTATCCTGAACAACAGCTGTTGATCGTCATGCTGACCGCCCGCAATAATACTTCTGATATCGTCAATGCACTTCAAATTGGTGCAGATGATTACGTCGTTAAGCCATTTCATATGCAGGAGCTTGTTCTGCGAATCGAACGATTGGCTAGTCGAATCGTTAACTAG
- a CDS encoding response regulator, translating to MKTLLIAEDEPVLRMLIMDTLEDEGYALEEAADGEEALQKIVETNFDLIILDYMMPKMTGIEVIEKTRLLEDRKHSCILMLSAKSQQAEQEKVLLAGADGFMSKPFSPLELIDKVEEMLRG from the coding sequence ATGAAAACATTATTAATTGCAGAAGATGAGCCGGTTCTGCGCATGCTTATTATGGATACGCTCGAAGATGAAGGTTATGCGCTCGAAGAAGCGGCAGATGGGGAAGAAGCGTTACAAAAAATTGTGGAAACTAACTTTGATTTAATTATTCTAGACTACATGATGCCTAAGATGACAGGTATTGAAGTCATAGAGAAAACAAGGCTGCTGGAGGATCGCAAGCATTCATGCATTCTTATGCTGTCAGCGAAGAGCCAGCAAGCCGAACAAGAGAAAGTGCTGCTCGCCGGCGCCGATGGCTTTATGTCTAAGCCCTTCAGTCCGCTTGAGCTAATCGATAAGGTAGAGGAGATGTTACGTGGGTAA
- a CDS encoding 3-hydroxybutyryl-CoA dehydrogenase gives MIIQTVTVIGAGQMGSGIAQTLAQNGLQVTLYDIEQAAVARGIATINTSLARLAAKGNISEADRTQTIKSIIPSTDLMCANRSDLMIEAAPENMTMKKALFEKLDQICQPNAILATNTSSLSITEIASATKRASRVIGMHFMNPVPIMPLVEIIKGLETSSDTFEKIKALTLTIKKTPIEVQDFPGFVSNRILMPMINEAIYTVYEGVAEPEAVDQVMRLGMNHPMGPLTLADFIGLDTCLAIMETLQAGFGDSKYRPCPLLRKYVQAGWLGRKAGRGFYVYSNEKE, from the coding sequence ATGATTATCCAAACCGTTACCGTAATTGGAGCTGGACAAATGGGCAGCGGAATTGCACAGACGTTAGCGCAAAATGGCTTGCAGGTAACTCTTTACGATATTGAGCAAGCTGCCGTGGCAAGGGGGATTGCCACAATTAATACTTCGCTGGCTCGACTTGCCGCCAAAGGAAATATTAGCGAGGCTGATCGAACTCAGACCATAAAATCCATCATACCATCGACAGACTTAATGTGCGCCAATCGCTCTGATCTAATGATCGAAGCTGCGCCAGAGAATATGACGATGAAAAAAGCGCTTTTTGAAAAGCTAGATCAAATTTGTCAACCAAATGCCATTTTGGCTACCAATACGTCCTCGTTATCGATTACAGAAATAGCTTCAGCAACAAAAAGAGCATCGCGTGTAATCGGCATGCATTTCATGAATCCCGTACCTATTATGCCATTAGTCGAAATTATTAAAGGGCTTGAGACTTCGAGCGATACATTTGAAAAAATAAAAGCATTGACGCTCACAATCAAAAAAACGCCAATTGAAGTTCAAGATTTCCCCGGCTTTGTCTCCAATCGAATTCTGATGCCTATGATAAATGAAGCGATTTACACGGTGTATGAGGGGGTCGCTGAGCCGGAAGCTGTAGACCAAGTGATGAGGCTTGGCATGAACCATCCGATGGGTCCGCTTACGCTTGCCGACTTTATTGGACTCGATACTTGCTTAGCCATCATGGAGACGCTGCAAGCCGGATTCGGCGATTCAAAGTATAGACCATGCCCGCTGCTGCGCAAATATGTGCAGGCTGGCTGGCTAGGCAGGAAAGCTGGACGCGGCTTTTATGTGTACTCGAATGAGAAGGAATAG
- a CDS encoding acyl-CoA dehydrogenase family protein, whose translation MQFSISDELEMTRAVLREFAESEVATRAIERDEKEQFDQSLFDQLAKLGITGIPIDDLNGGAGSDWMTFIIVIEELARVCASTAALLAAHTVYAAMPIFTFGDDALKALYLNDLAKGVKLGGCALPLTVVGNEGLSSSISARRRGDHWELSGKHTCVIHGDIADYCIVIAKTELKRKKSLCTAFLIETSKAGWQIGQRVRTMGLRSFHISNVKLDKCELSETNKIGKDGQGFEIILNSIDIGHLSAAAQSIGIAQGAFEAAAAYAKERKQFGHLIGKQQGISFKLADMATQLEAARLLAYQAAWRKDEGLSFAKEAAIARKFAAETAVAVAIEAVQIFGGYGYMQEYRMERFLRDAKCVETELGTGGMEVDCIHRMLKE comes from the coding sequence ATGCAATTTTCTATATCCGATGAGCTGGAAATGACTCGCGCAGTGTTAAGGGAATTTGCAGAAAGCGAGGTTGCAACTAGAGCAATCGAACGTGATGAGAAGGAGCAGTTTGATCAATCGTTATTTGACCAGCTGGCTAAGCTTGGCATAACAGGCATACCTATTGATGACTTAAATGGCGGTGCCGGCAGCGATTGGATGACTTTCATTATTGTAATAGAAGAACTGGCTCGTGTCTGCGCTTCTACAGCCGCTCTGCTTGCCGCCCATACGGTTTATGCTGCTATGCCGATTTTCACTTTTGGCGACGACGCTTTAAAAGCATTGTATCTTAATGACCTCGCAAAAGGTGTAAAGCTAGGTGGATGCGCTCTACCATTGACAGTAGTGGGGAACGAGGGATTGAGCAGCAGCATTTCAGCACGTCGACGAGGAGATCACTGGGAGCTAAGCGGTAAGCATACATGTGTCATTCATGGAGATATTGCGGATTATTGCATTGTTATTGCAAAGACGGAGTTAAAACGAAAGAAATCGTTATGTACAGCTTTTTTAATAGAAACGAGTAAAGCTGGATGGCAAATAGGGCAGCGAGTACGAACAATGGGATTGCGTTCTTTCCACATTTCAAATGTGAAGCTGGATAAATGTGAGTTATCGGAGACAAACAAAATCGGAAAAGATGGTCAAGGGTTTGAAATCATTTTGAATTCCATCGATATCGGGCATTTGAGTGCAGCTGCGCAATCCATTGGCATTGCACAAGGAGCTTTTGAAGCTGCAGCTGCCTATGCCAAGGAGCGCAAGCAATTCGGTCATTTAATTGGAAAGCAGCAAGGCATCTCTTTCAAGCTTGCAGATATGGCAACTCAGCTGGAAGCAGCCAGGCTTCTAGCTTATCAAGCGGCGTGGCGCAAGGATGAAGGCTTAAGCTTTGCAAAGGAAGCCGCCATCGCGCGTAAGTTCGCGGCAGAAACGGCTGTTGCCGTTGCGATTGAGGCTGTACAAATATTTGGCGGTTATGGCTATATGCAAGAATATCGGATGGAACGGTTTTTAAGGGATGCAAAATGTGTGGAAACGGAGCTTGGAACAGGAGGGATGGAAGTGGATTGCATCCATCGGATGCTGAAGGAGTAG
- a CDS encoding ABC-F family ATP-binding cassette domain-containing protein — MSVIRLENVTKKYGDTLIFRDIYFRISKGERIGLIGRNGAGKSTVFKLILGREEPTAGKVEVDPKVKVSYFSQFSELSGNRSVKQELELCYEHIWSIERELGEIGEKLGITVDADEMDQLLNRQAALFEQMEHHNGWNAAVEIDTVLTKLGFDEQSRQQPIDQLSGGWRNRAALAKMLIELPDVVLLDEPTNFLDLEGLAWLEQWLNRFSGTMILVSHDRQFIDRVVTRTIEIENYHFQEYEGNYTDYIRKKKLRKKELDRQFEWEEELLLMEAEEIDNRSNRKSSKDRLSRKLADMKKRVEPHPVNVLITDIYENLRFPDNLCTVDAISKNYAERVIFQDVSFDIQKEDRIAIIGSNGSGKSTLIKVLTGQEPADSGAVQFSKGVSYAYFNRMWDELDQKDTVSHAVNIYGLGLNAPRKKVNKFLSMLQFSEADLQKVIGSLSGGQQARVALAKCLLSGAELIILDEPTNHLDLTSIQVMEQALIHFPGAVLTVSHDRFFIDKIATKLLTFEPGGVITQQSV, encoded by the coding sequence ATGAGCGTCATTCGGTTGGAGAACGTAACGAAAAAGTATGGAGATACACTTATTTTTCGAGATATTTATTTTCGTATAAGCAAAGGGGAACGAATCGGTCTTATAGGCCGTAACGGCGCAGGAAAATCGACCGTATTTAAACTTATTTTAGGCAGAGAAGAGCCTACGGCAGGAAAGGTAGAGGTTGATCCGAAGGTCAAGGTGAGCTACTTCTCACAGTTCTCAGAGCTGAGCGGCAATCGTTCCGTCAAACAAGAGCTGGAGCTTTGTTATGAGCATATTTGGAGCATCGAACGCGAGCTTGGGGAAATCGGAGAAAAGCTTGGTATTACCGTTGATGCTGATGAAATGGATCAGCTGCTGAATCGTCAAGCAGCTCTCTTCGAGCAGATGGAGCATCATAATGGCTGGAATGCTGCTGTAGAGATCGATACCGTACTCACAAAGCTTGGATTTGATGAGCAATCGCGTCAACAGCCTATCGATCAATTGTCAGGCGGCTGGCGCAACCGCGCCGCACTTGCCAAAATGTTAATTGAGCTGCCAGACGTCGTACTTCTTGATGAGCCGACGAACTTTCTAGACCTCGAAGGTCTTGCTTGGCTGGAGCAATGGTTAAATCGCTTTAGCGGCACAATGATTTTGGTATCTCATGATCGGCAGTTTATTGACCGGGTAGTAACTCGTACTATTGAGATTGAAAATTATCATTTTCAAGAATATGAAGGCAATTATACCGATTATATTCGGAAGAAGAAGCTTCGCAAGAAAGAACTTGATCGGCAGTTCGAATGGGAAGAGGAGCTTCTGCTAATGGAAGCCGAGGAAATCGACAACCGTTCGAACAGGAAATCATCCAAAGATCGTCTGTCGCGGAAGCTGGCTGATATGAAGAAAAGAGTAGAGCCGCATCCTGTAAACGTTCTGATTACTGATATTTATGAAAATTTGCGTTTTCCAGACAACTTATGCACTGTCGATGCAATAAGCAAAAACTATGCTGAGCGTGTTATCTTTCAAGATGTCAGTTTTGATATCCAAAAAGAAGACCGGATTGCTATTATCGGTTCAAATGGCAGCGGAAAATCCACTTTAATTAAAGTGCTAACAGGACAAGAACCGGCTGATTCAGGTGCCGTGCAGTTTAGTAAAGGCGTAAGCTACGCCTATTTCAATCGCATGTGGGACGAGCTCGATCAGAAGGATACGGTAAGCCATGCAGTGAACATCTATGGCCTTGGACTTAATGCCCCTCGCAAGAAAGTGAATAAATTTCTTTCTATGCTGCAGTTCTCGGAAGCAGACCTTCAAAAAGTGATCGGAAGCTTATCCGGCGGTCAACAGGCACGTGTGGCACTCGCAAAATGTTTGCTGTCCGGCGCCGAACTAATCATTTTGGATGAGCCTACCAATCATTTGGATTTGACCAGCATACAGGTGATGGAGCAGGCGTTAATTCATTTCCCTGGAGCAGTACTCACCGTAAGCCATGATCGTTTCTTCATTGATAAAATCGCTACAAAGCTGCTGACCTTCGAACCTGGAGGAGTAATTACTCAACAAAGTGTATAG
- a CDS encoding acetyl-CoA C-acetyltransferase — protein sequence MRQTVIIGGKRTAFGKLGGMFKNEKAVDLGASVIKGALQQAGIHASQADAVMMGMVLQAGCGQNPARQAAILAGIDWSVPAETINKVCASGLRAISMADQVIRAGDANIILAGGMESMSQAPFAVRTARWGNKLGNAELTDLLIHDGLLCPFEDVLMAVYGNKIATDHHISRMEQDEWALRSHDRASSAANLRLFEDEVEPYYTSANAILAIDEGPRFNTDLSKLALLKPIHGPSGTITAGNAPSVNDGAAAMLLMSEEEAIRGGHKPLAKIIGHSTIGASAPNLAAAPALAIQKLLRKTGIPLKNIDLFEVNEAFASVILSCGKIVGWDEEKVNVNGGAIALGHPIGASGARILLTLIYELKRRGGGLGIAAICSGGAQGDAMLIQVEG from the coding sequence ATGCGCCAGACCGTTATTATAGGAGGGAAACGAACAGCTTTCGGAAAGCTCGGGGGCATGTTCAAAAATGAGAAAGCAGTTGATCTGGGCGCTTCCGTCATTAAAGGAGCCCTGCAGCAAGCAGGCATACACGCAAGTCAAGCTGATGCCGTCATGATGGGAATGGTGCTTCAAGCAGGCTGCGGTCAAAATCCAGCGCGACAAGCTGCCATTCTTGCAGGGATCGATTGGAGCGTTCCAGCGGAAACGATTAACAAGGTTTGTGCTTCGGGCTTGCGAGCCATTTCTATGGCAGATCAGGTCATACGTGCCGGAGATGCAAACATAATATTAGCTGGCGGAATGGAGAGCATGAGTCAAGCGCCATTTGCTGTTCGAACGGCTAGATGGGGAAACAAGCTGGGAAATGCCGAACTGACGGATTTATTGATTCATGATGGTCTTCTTTGTCCTTTCGAAGATGTACTGATGGCTGTTTATGGCAACAAAATTGCAACAGATCATCATATTAGCCGAATGGAACAAGATGAATGGGCATTAAGAAGCCATGACCGGGCGAGCTCTGCTGCAAATCTGCGATTATTTGAGGATGAAGTTGAGCCTTACTACACTTCTGCAAACGCTATTTTGGCCATCGACGAAGGACCACGTTTTAATACGGATTTGTCGAAGCTTGCGCTGCTAAAACCAATTCATGGTCCAAGCGGTACGATTACGGCTGGGAATGCTCCGAGTGTGAATGACGGCGCTGCCGCTATGCTCCTCATGTCGGAGGAAGAAGCGATACGAGGCGGACACAAGCCGCTTGCCAAAATTATCGGACATAGCACCATTGGTGCGAGTGCTCCTAATTTAGCTGCTGCTCCAGCGCTTGCAATCCAAAAGCTATTGCGAAAAACGGGCATTCCTTTAAAAAACATTGATTTATTTGAGGTGAACGAAGCATTTGCCTCCGTCATCCTAAGCTGCGGGAAAATAGTAGGCTGGGATGAGGAGAAGGTCAATGTGAATGGCGGTGCGATCGCGCTTGGACATCCAATCGGTGCAAGCGGCGCAAGAATTTTACTCACTTTAATTTATGAATTGAAGCGCCGCGGCGGCGGTTTAGGCATTGCTGCCATCTGCAGCGGCGGAGCCCAGGGTGATGCCATGCTCATTCAGGTGGAGGGCTAA
- the rpiA gene encoding ribose-5-phosphate isomerase RpiA, translating to MDSKKLAAEKAVEFLKDGMVVGLGTGSTAYWAIQKIGQKVKEGLSIKAIATSRASEELAIELGITMLPFAEIEQIDVTIDGADEVNNEWNLIKGGGGALLREKIVAAASKQLIIIVDESKHVAQLGRFPLPVEIVPFGYEMTIKKLRNLGAETTVRTKENQMFVTDNGNYIVDCQFGTISQAEQLEHTLNLIPGVVDNGLFIGMATKVIVGYANGTVKLL from the coding sequence ATGGACTCAAAAAAATTAGCCGCCGAAAAAGCTGTCGAGTTTCTTAAGGACGGAATGGTCGTGGGATTAGGAACAGGATCAACAGCTTATTGGGCGATTCAAAAAATCGGTCAAAAAGTAAAGGAAGGCCTATCGATTAAGGCGATTGCTACGTCGAGAGCTTCTGAAGAGCTTGCGATAGAGCTTGGCATTACGATGCTTCCATTCGCAGAGATTGAGCAAATTGATGTGACAATTGACGGCGCAGATGAAGTAAATAACGAATGGAACTTAATCAAAGGCGGAGGAGGCGCGCTGCTCCGAGAGAAAATCGTAGCTGCCGCCAGTAAACAGCTGATTATCATCGTAGATGAAAGCAAGCATGTCGCGCAATTGGGACGTTTCCCGCTCCCGGTAGAAATCGTTCCGTTTGGTTACGAAATGACAATAAAAAAACTGCGTAATCTCGGCGCTGAGACGACAGTGAGAACGAAAGAAAATCAAATGTTTGTAACGGATAATGGCAACTATATTGTAGATTGTCAGTTTGGTACCATTTCGCAAGCAGAACAGCTGGAACATACATTGAATCTCATCCCTGGTGTCGTCGATAACGGTTTGTTTATCGGTATGGCAACTAAGGTCATCGTAGGTTATGCCAATGGTACAGTGAAGCTATTGTAA
- a CDS encoding ATP-binding protein: MGKLRLFYKKRITRQFVAMMVLALSLILIGAVAVLTSSVIILKNYESETVQMREKQELVAQIADHSNDIILRARGYYVYLTDFEYKQIFSEKKLLDQSLAKIKTYPINATEQEVMNNIESFFVDYFENILPKAIEYSKAQNYEALRVLVSAGEDNPVNKLISYSRDFEKQVQLLAEQKNDELFRSLTLQAVILIGYIIIILIIASFITRKVARDIGVPLMRLTNHAREFANGEYSEPEDLTREDELGELARTFKKMMTQIQSKEEELLAQNEELIAQQDELQAQQEELQIAVGVMEQNEKYLEKRNQLVQSLSNTLDKKELLQSIISNIVAITDSDKGLIVMMNREHDCASVGISNASAKQFIEQMEDGIVLRASQTKQAYSMIRECSLGEQGYHDSAMKATDLILPILNASEEMVACLVITKVNRTITKQEEEEIVGMMTQVSLAFDKLHLYELSEKQRLMTGDILNTIQEGIQLLDLDGSTLQINHKMAEIFGFFNDEKGTINMPFEQFKGFVQSSVVESEQLIHFMTGLISNGHYNGLRSMNYEITEPERKFIQIYCEPLYRNGQQFGLLLVHRDITKEYEVDRMKSEFVSTVSHELRTPLASVLGFAELLLHRELKPERQRKYVSTIYQEARRLTTLINDFLDLQRMESGKQTYEMKSTSLTPLIKEAIDMQQMSASIHQITWQNDAQEAIVIADKDKMLQVFINLLSNAIKYSPNGGQITLFSSINKDMIVIRLEDEGLGIPKDALPNLFNKFYRVDNSDRREIGGTGLGLAIVKEIVTRHDGKIEVFSEFGHGSTFIVTLPLAKQQERIQNDELKENTSSETSIQVMLIENDLNLSTLLRDELRSSGFHVHLFTEGGLAINAIEQLKPDIVVIDLMLESGITGWDIISKIKKSDVLLNTPIIISSAFEEKEKAAQWGINEFLVKPYLPGRLSAAISRLLR; this comes from the coding sequence GTGGGTAAGCTGCGTCTCTTCTATAAGAAAAGAATTACACGACAGTTCGTAGCGATGATGGTGCTCGCTTTATCGCTTATTCTTATTGGTGCTGTTGCCGTGCTGACAAGCTCGGTTATTATATTAAAAAATTATGAGTCCGAAACAGTTCAAATGAGAGAGAAGCAAGAGCTTGTCGCGCAAATTGCCGATCATTCCAATGATATTATTTTGAGAGCCCGCGGTTACTATGTCTATTTAACAGATTTCGAATATAAGCAGATTTTTTCGGAGAAGAAGCTGCTGGATCAATCTCTAGCAAAAATCAAAACCTATCCGATTAATGCAACGGAACAAGAAGTGATGAATAATATTGAGTCCTTTTTCGTCGATTACTTTGAAAACATTTTGCCGAAAGCGATTGAATATTCAAAAGCTCAAAATTATGAAGCGCTTCGCGTCCTCGTATCCGCAGGTGAGGATAACCCTGTAAATAAACTAATTAGCTATTCGCGTGATTTTGAGAAACAAGTACAGCTGCTTGCTGAGCAAAAAAACGATGAATTATTTCGCAGCCTAACGCTTCAAGCCGTTATATTAATAGGCTACATCATTATTATCTTAATTATAGCTTCATTTATTACGAGAAAAGTGGCTAGAGATATTGGCGTGCCGCTCATGAGACTGACGAACCACGCTCGTGAGTTTGCGAATGGTGAATATTCGGAGCCGGAGGATCTCACAAGAGAAGATGAGCTTGGAGAGCTGGCAAGAACCTTTAAGAAAATGATGACGCAAATCCAAAGTAAAGAAGAGGAGCTTCTCGCTCAAAACGAAGAACTTATTGCGCAGCAGGATGAGCTCCAGGCGCAGCAAGAGGAACTGCAGATTGCCGTAGGCGTAATGGAGCAAAATGAGAAATATTTGGAGAAGCGCAACCAGCTTGTACAATCCCTCTCTAATACCCTCGATAAAAAAGAGCTGCTGCAAAGCATCATTTCTAATATTGTCGCTATTACCGATTCCGATAAAGGCTTAATTGTGATGATGAATAGAGAGCATGATTGCGCATCCGTAGGGATTTCCAATGCTTCAGCCAAACAGTTTATTGAGCAAATGGAAGATGGCATCGTATTGCGTGCCTCACAGACCAAACAAGCATACAGCATGATTCGTGAATGTTCACTTGGTGAACAGGGATATCACGATTCTGCTATGAAAGCTACCGATTTAATCTTGCCAATTCTGAATGCATCAGAAGAAATGGTTGCCTGCCTAGTTATTACGAAGGTCAATCGTACGATTACAAAGCAAGAGGAAGAAGAGATCGTTGGCATGATGACTCAAGTATCATTAGCCTTCGATAAACTGCATTTGTACGAGCTGTCGGAGAAGCAGCGATTGATGACTGGAGATATACTGAACACCATTCAAGAAGGCATACAATTGCTGGATCTAGATGGCAGCACGCTTCAAATTAATCACAAAATGGCTGAGATATTCGGGTTTTTCAATGATGAAAAAGGGACAATCAATATGCCTTTTGAGCAATTCAAAGGTTTTGTCCAATCCTCTGTTGTTGAATCTGAACAGTTAATTCACTTTATGACTGGGCTTATCTCAAATGGACATTATAATGGCTTGCGCAGCATGAACTATGAAATTACAGAACCAGAAAGAAAATTCATTCAAATTTATTGCGAGCCCTTGTACCGCAATGGTCAACAATTCGGGTTATTGCTCGTTCACCGTGACATCACGAAGGAGTACGAGGTTGACCGGATGAAATCTGAGTTTGTAAGTACAGTTAGTCATGAGCTGCGGACGCCGCTTGCAAGTGTACTTGGATTCGCAGAACTGCTGCTTCACCGGGAACTGAAGCCGGAGCGCCAGCGGAAATATGTATCGACGATTTATCAAGAAGCAAGAAGATTAACGACGTTAATTAATGACTTTTTAGATTTGCAACGAATGGAATCAGGTAAACAAACCTATGAAATGAAAAGCACATCGTTAACGCCATTAATTAAAGAAGCCATCGACATGCAGCAAATGTCTGCTAGTATCCATCAAATAACGTGGCAAAATGATGCACAAGAAGCAATTGTAATTGCAGATAAAGATAAAATGCTTCAGGTATTCATTAATTTATTGAGCAACGCAATTAAATACTCGCCAAATGGCGGACAAATCACTTTGTTTAGCAGCATTAACAAAGATATGATCGTCATTCGCTTAGAAGATGAGGGACTTGGCATACCAAAGGATGCACTGCCTAATCTCTTCAACAAGTTTTATCGTGTCGATAATTCAGATAGAAGAGAAATTGGCGGGACTGGCTTAGGCTTAGCAATCGTAAAAGAGATTGTTACAAGACATGATGGAAAAATAGAAGTTTTTTCCGAGTTCGGACATGGAAGTACCTTTATCGTGACGCTTCCACTGGCTAAGCAGCAAGAACGAATACAAAACGATGAGTTGAAGGAAAATACTTCTTCTGAGACGTCCATTCAAGTGATGCTGATTGAAAACGACCTTAATTTGTCAACTTTACTCCGTGATGAATTGAGGTCTAGTGGATTTCATGTTCACCTGTTCACAGAAGGTGGATTGGCTATTAATGCAATTGAACAGCTCAAACCGGATATCGTGGTCATCGATCTGATGCTGGAATCAGGAATTACCGGCTGGGATATTATTAGCAAAATCAAGAAATCCGATGTATTGCTAAATACGCCAATCATCATTTCGAGCGCCTTCGAAGAGAAAGAAAAAGCTGCACAATGGGGAATTAATGAATTCCTTGTGAAACCCTATTTACCTGGCAGACTAAGTGCAGCAATCTCTCGTTTGCTGCGATAA
- a CDS encoding CD3324 family protein, whose amino-acid sequence MNYKNGRDVLPPSLLQELQKYIQGDLIYVPKLAEKRAHWGEVSGTRKLLAERNKEIYLYYSNGWTVADLERKYHLSCESIRKIIVKSR is encoded by the coding sequence GTGAACTACAAAAATGGGAGAGACGTGCTTCCCCCTAGTCTATTGCAAGAGCTTCAAAAATACATTCAAGGTGATTTGATCTATGTGCCTAAGCTTGCGGAGAAACGCGCGCATTGGGGTGAGGTAAGCGGCACACGGAAACTGCTTGCCGAACGAAACAAAGAAATTTACCTGTATTATTCGAATGGTTGGACTGTTGCTGATCTAGAGCGGAAATATCATTTATCGTGCGAAAGCATTCGTAAGATCATTGTTAAATCACGATAA